A window of [Ruminococcus] lactaris ATCC 29176 genomic DNA:
ATCCTTCAATATGATCCTTTTCTTTCTGAAGAAGACTTTCCGGGATCATAACCGGAAGATATACATTTTCTACACCTGTCTCTTTAAAACGTGCATCCAGTTCCTTCTGGATATTCTCCCATAATGCATACCCATTCGGGAGATAATTCATGCAACCTTTTACGCCTGAATAATCACATAATTTTGCCTCACGCACTACATCTGTATACCACTGTGCGAAATCTTCTTCCCTGGCAGTGATATTCTGTACTAATTTCTTTGCCATCGTACTTCTCCTTCTCTGTCCTTTTTACTCATTACTCACGTAAACGAAAAACGCCGGGACACGCAGCCCCACGATAGGGACCGAATGTCTCGGCGGTACCACCCTAATTAATAATGTATCTGTCATACATCATCCACTCACTTCGCCTTTAACGCAGGCTCTACGCTGTATTTTCATACAGCAGCTCCCGGGCCGGTTCTATAGATTCCTGCGGAGACTCACACCAACCGTCTCCTCTCTGAAGCACTCATTCTATCTACTAATCCCGTTCTTCGCTTTCTGTCATTGATGATTCTAACTGATAAATCCGAACGTGTCAAGAATCTTATCTTTTCCATCATGAAATTGCTGATCCTGCCAACTGCGGATCCGAAGCGTGTCTCCAATGTTCCGTCATCAACTGTGGATCTCAAGCAGCTTTGTCTTCAGATCCTGCTCCATCACTTTCAGTTCAGCCTCTGCTGCCTGACGTTTCTCTCTTCCCTCTTTCTGGATTGCCATCACTTCATCCAAAGTAGAGATCAGAGTTTCATTTGTTGCCTTCAGTGTCTCAATATCAACAATACCACGTTCTGATTCTTTCGCCGTTTCTGTGGTTGCTATTTTCAGTTTCTCTGCGTTCTTCCTGAGCAGTTCGTTCGTCATATCCGTCACCTGACGCTGTGCTGCGGCTGCCTGCGTGGAATGTTCCACTCCAAGAGCAAGCACCATCTGACTCTTCCAGAGCGGAATCGTATTTACAATCGTAGACTGAATCTTTTCAACCATCAGTGTATCATTATTCTGAACAAGACGGATCTGCGGTGCTGTCTGAATCGAGATCATACGGGTCAGCTCAAGGTCATGCAGTTTCTTTTCAAAGCGATTGCACATTGCGTCAAAATCTTTTGCAGCCTGGGCATCTTCGGGCAGTCCGGTCTGCTCTGCCTTCGCCATCAGTTCTGCCAGTTGGGTACTTCTCGCCTCTTCCAGTTTCTTCTTTCCGGCCAGGATATACATGGATAATTCTTTAAAATAGGTCAGATTCAGTTCATACATCTTATCCAGCAGAGCAACATCCTTCAGCATCTGCACCTGATGGGATTCAAGTACTTTCACGATCTCGTTGACATTCGTCTCTGCCTTGGCATATTTCACCTTCATGGATTCGATCTTGTTGGAAGCTTTTTTAAAGATTCCAAAGAACCCTTTTTCTTCCTCTTCATCAAAGGATTTCAGTTCTTTTACAACACCGGATAAAAGTTCTCCCACCTCACCGAGATCTTTTGATTTTACATTTTCCAGTGCTGACTCTGAGAAATCTGCCATCTTCTTCTGCGTACCAGCTCCATATTGAAGTACCAGACCCGAATTGGTCAGATCGATCTGCTTTGCAAATTCATCCACCATCTTCCGTTCTTCTTCGGTCAGGATCGTCTCATCCATCGGCGGTTCCTCTGTCTTTACAACAGCCTGCTTTTCCGCTTCCGGCTGGAACGGCTCCAGCGTCAGAGTTGGAACTGTGCTCACATCCTTAAACTCATCACTCATCTTTTCGTCCTCCATCTGCTCTTTATTTTTTCAGACCATCCTCTGTCAGTCCTTCTTGTGCCAACATGGTATGCAGTACGGAAATATCCGTAGATACATCCCATGCAGTTTCCTGAAATAAATCATCCAGTAATTTTTCAAATGCCCTGTTCAGAGTATCCAGCGTCTTCTCAATCTCCTTTTTAGAAGAAATGATATTTTCCCCCTGCACCGGCTGTGCATCCAGATCCTGATATGCCTGGAGTAATTTGATCGTAGTCGGAAGATAATACTCCATCAGCTTTCTGATATCTCCCACTGATGCCGGATTCTGCTCTACACGGTCAAAAATCTTATCCACCAGCATTTCCATATGAGAAATCTTTGCTGAAATCTCTTCACCGGGGATCGCTTTATTTGCCTCCCGGATCTGCTTTACAAATTCGTCTCCTGTCTGGATTACTTTTTTTATTTCCGGCGTCAGGCTGTCATATTCCTGCCTCATTCTTTCTTCGGCCGCTTCTTTTTCTGCCTGCTGCCTGTGAATATTTTCCATCGTGCTGCGGTACTGATTCCATGCATCCTCACTGACGATGAGACACTTCTCATTTTCATCCAGATGCCCTTGCCTGAACCATCCTTTGCCAATCATTTTTTTCACATCTTTGAGGATCTTTTTCAAATCCCGTCCGGTTCTTGTTGCCAGTTCTCCCAGATCACAGAACTCCCGTTCACCGATCACTTTCACATAACTTCTGAAACGGCTCACCAGGCTTACCATCCCGATTCCCTTCCCGAACATTCCTGCAAAGATCAGAAAGAAAAATACGCAGATCAGCGTACCGGCAATCGTTGCTGCCTCGGCAGTGGTAACCGCCAGCATTACGAGCATGATGATCGTTGCTGCAAGTGTCACGGTTCCAAAGACTCCACCTGTCACCGCAAGGAAGACGCCTCCGATCTTTTCTGATGTTCCTTTCAGATAACGCACCTGACTTTGTGCCGGATACTGTGGTCTGACATTCTGCTGTCCGCCTCTGTTCCATGGGGCATCTGCCCTGTTCCTGCTGCCTGCCATTCCGGGATCTGGATTCCGGCCGCTATTCATTTTTGGATCTGGATTCCGGCCACCATTGGCTTTTGGATCACGATACCAGCCCCCATTTTTCATTCCCCGTGAGATTGCATCTGCCGCTCTGCTCACAGAGTCATTTACCGTCTGATTCAGCCGG
This region includes:
- a CDS encoding toxic anion resistance protein, with amino-acid sequence MSDEFKDVSTVPTLTLEPFQPEAEKQAVVKTEEPPMDETILTEEERKMVDEFAKQIDLTNSGLVLQYGAGTQKKMADFSESALENVKSKDLGEVGELLSGVVKELKSFDEEEEKGFFGIFKKASNKIESMKVKYAKAETNVNEIVKVLESHQVQMLKDVALLDKMYELNLTYFKELSMYILAGKKKLEEARSTQLAELMAKAEQTGLPEDAQAAKDFDAMCNRFEKKLHDLELTRMISIQTAPQIRLVQNNDTLMVEKIQSTIVNTIPLWKSQMVLALGVEHSTQAAAAQRQVTDMTNELLRKNAEKLKIATTETAKESERGIVDIETLKATNETLISTLDEVMAIQKEGREKRQAAEAELKVMEQDLKTKLLEIHS
- a CDS encoding 5-bromo-4-chloroindolyl phosphate hydrolysis family protein; this translates as MDYKWEQFGDEIKQSVQDAVERGDFSRLNQTVNDSVSRAADAISRGMKNGGWYRDPKANGGRNPDPKMNSGRNPDPGMAGSRNRADAPWNRGGQQNVRPQYPAQSQVRYLKGTSEKIGGVFLAVTGGVFGTVTLAATIIMLVMLAVTTAEAATIAGTLICVFFFLIFAGMFGKGIGMVSLVSRFRSYVKVIGEREFCDLGELATRTGRDLKKILKDVKKMIGKGWFRQGHLDENEKCLIVSEDAWNQYRSTMENIHRQQAEKEAAEERMRQEYDSLTPEIKKVIQTGDEFVKQIREANKAIPGEEISAKISHMEMLVDKIFDRVEQNPASVGDIRKLMEYYLPTTIKLLQAYQDLDAQPVQGENIISSKKEIEKTLDTLNRAFEKLLDDLFQETAWDVSTDISVLHTMLAQEGLTEDGLKK